From a region of the Nonlabens dokdonensis DSW-6 genome:
- a CDS encoding efflux RND transporter periplasmic adaptor subunit — MTYHFKKKKSLEKKIGLIAGVLAIIALIFYVILQTSGGSKLEVQKKRISIYTVFKDVFQENIPVNVIVLPITTIYLDALEGGRVEEKFVEDGEILKKGEPILRLSNTDLELSLINQETSVYNLLTQMQISGNAARQNTINRQNQFTDIENGLIEAERVYNLNKRLYEKGVKARQDYESSQNNFEYQKERMKLAQQVLSEDSISSRLEINQARDSYARTQSALELMRKKVGDLVVRAPIDGQLTSLDAEIGQSINKGIRLGQVDVTSGYKVRVDIDENYISRIYNGQRGTFILNGKTYTLEITKVFTQVTNGRFQVDMRFEGEAPEGIRRGQNLQIRVALSAEKQALLVAKGGFFQKTGGNWIFKVSEYGTSAYKVNSRLGSQNTEYYEVLEGSNPGDKVITSSYESFGDIEELILR; from the coding sequence TTGACGTACCACTTCAAAAAAAAAAAATCTCTAGAAAAAAAAATAGGACTAATAGCCGGTGTTTTGGCAATTATAGCCTTAATCTTTTATGTGATCTTGCAAACCTCTGGTGGTTCTAAATTAGAAGTTCAAAAAAAACGAATTTCAATTTATACAGTTTTTAAAGATGTGTTTCAAGAAAATATCCCGGTAAATGTTATTGTATTGCCAATTACCACGATTTATTTAGATGCTCTAGAAGGTGGACGTGTTGAAGAAAAATTTGTCGAAGATGGTGAGATACTCAAAAAAGGGGAGCCAATTTTGCGCTTATCGAATACAGATTTAGAGTTAAGCCTTATTAATCAAGAAACTTCAGTATATAATTTATTAACGCAAATGCAGATTTCCGGGAATGCTGCCCGTCAAAATACCATTAATAGACAGAACCAATTTACGGATATAGAAAATGGTCTAATTGAAGCGGAGCGCGTTTATAATTTAAACAAACGTTTGTATGAAAAAGGAGTTAAAGCAAGACAAGATTACGAGTCCTCTCAAAATAATTTCGAATATCAGAAAGAACGAATGAAACTAGCGCAACAAGTACTTTCTGAAGATTCAATCTCATCACGATTGGAGATTAATCAAGCAAGAGATTCTTATGCCAGAACACAAAGTGCTTTGGAGCTAATGCGAAAAAAAGTAGGTGACTTGGTTGTGCGTGCACCAATAGATGGCCAACTAACCTCTTTAGATGCCGAAATTGGACAATCTATTAATAAAGGAATACGATTAGGACAGGTAGATGTGACCAGTGGTTATAAAGTACGCGTAGATATTGATGAAAATTATATCTCTAGAATTTATAATGGTCAAAGAGGAACATTTATACTTAACGGTAAGACCTATACTTTAGAGATTACGAAGGTGTTTACCCAAGTCACTAATGGGCGTTTCCAAGTAGATATGAGGTTTGAGGGTGAAGCTCCAGAAGGTATTCGAAGAGGTCAAAATCTTCAAATTCGTGTGGCTTTGAGCGCGGAAAAACAAGCTTTGTTAGTGGCAAAAGGTGGATTTTTTCAAAAAACCGGAGGCAATTGGATATTTAAGGTCAGTGAATATGGTACCAGTGCTTATAAAGTTAATAGTAGACTTGGTAGTCAAAATACAGAATACTATGAGGTCTTAGAAGGATCGAATCCAGGTGACAAAGTTATCACTTCTAGTTATGAATCT
- a CDS encoding helix-turn-helix domain-containing protein, with product MHLSFTKGYKFKGVDGDLYTAHDTIERSWQHLNFFQNHCYLHAKVPGVKQKDGKVQTQQVPWARAQSGFTLLFETFSMLLIENEMPVNKAAKIMNVYPNRL from the coding sequence ATTCATTTAAGTTTTACCAAAGGATATAAGTTTAAAGGTGTAGATGGTGATTTATACACTGCGCATGATACAATAGAGCGCTCCTGGCAACATCTTAATTTTTTTCAGAACCACTGTTATTTACATGCCAAGGTTCCTGGAGTTAAGCAAAAAGATGGGAAAGTCCAGACCCAACAAGTTCCTTGGGCAAGAGCTCAAAGCGGTTTTACCTTGCTTTTTGAAACCTTTAGTATGTTGCTTATAGAAAATGAAATGCCTGTAAATAAAGCTGCTAAGATTATGAATGTTTATCCTAATCGTTTATGA